A genomic stretch from Lathyrus oleraceus cultivar Zhongwan6 chromosome 2, CAAS_Psat_ZW6_1.0, whole genome shotgun sequence includes:
- the LOC127119884 gene encoding probable serine/threonine-protein kinase PBL15 — MKEPSKPWRPFTSNCCTTENQTIFSNFSKCKPSRSDYSKNIAPLPSFRRLSFSDLSRSSSTRINEDLALSFGSDLFDFQLSELRAITQNFSSNFLLGEGGFGTVHKGYLDDNFRQSLKAQPVAVKLLDIEGLQGHREWLAEVIFLGQLRHPNLVKLIGYCCEDEERLLVYEFMPRGSLENHMFRRLTSLPWATRIKIAIGAAKGLSFLHGAEKPVIYRDFKTSNVLLDSDFTAKLSDFGLAKMGPEGSKSHVTTRVMGTYGYAAPEYISTGHLTTKSDVYSFGVVLLELLTGRRATDKTRPKTEQNIVDWTKPYLSSSRRLRYIMDPRLAGQYSVKGAKEIAHLALQCISLHPKDRPRMAMIVETLESLQQFKDMAVTSGHWPISSKSTKNGAPNVKTRANGVNQKQLAPVRSKKT; from the exons ATGAAGGAACCATCAAAACCATGGAGACCATTCACATCAAATTGTTGCACAACAGAAAACCAAACAATTTTTAGTAACTTCAGTAAATGCAAACCTTCACGTTCAGATTATTCTAAGAACATTGCTCCATTACCGTCTTTTAGGAGACTTTCTTTTTCTGATCTTAGCCGTTCGTCTTCGACAAGAATCAATGAAGATCTTGCACTGTCTTTTGGTTCTGATTTGTTTGATTTTCAGCTTAGTGAACTTCGCGCTATTACTCAGAATTTTTCGAGTAATTTCTTGCTTGGTGAAGGTGGGTTTGGAACAGTTCATAAGGGTTATTTAGATGATAATTTCAGACAAAGTTTGAAGGCTCAACCTGTTGCGGTTAAGCTTTTGGATATTGAAGGTTTACAAGGACACCGCGAATGGCTT GCAGAAGTGATTTTTCTTGGGCAGCTAAGGCATCCCAATTTGGTCAAATTGATTGGATATTGTTGTGAGGATGAAGAAAGACTACTTGTCTATGAATTCATGCCAAGAGGAAGCTTGGAGAATCACATGTTCAGAA GACTAACATCACTACCATGGGCAACAAGAATAAAAATTGCAATTGGTGCTGCTAAAGGACTTTCTTTCTTGCATGGAGCTGAAAAACCAGTCATTTACAGAGATTTCAAGACTTCCAATGTCTTACTTGATTCA GACTTCACAGCAAAATTGTCGGATTTTGGACTTGCGAAAATGGGGCCAGAAGGATCAAAGTCACATGTGACAACTAGAGTTATGGGCACCTATGGATATGCAGCCCCAGAATACATCTCAACAG GACACTTGACTACAAAAAGCGATGTCTATAGCTTCGGAGTAGTCCTGCTAGAACTTCTAACAGGAAGAAGAGCAACAGACAAAACAAGACCAAAGACAGAACAAAACATCGTGGATTGGACAAAGCCATACTTGAGTAGCAGTAGAAGATTGAGGTACATTATGGATCCAAGGCTTGCAGGCCAATATTCTGTGAAAGGTGCAAAAGAGATAGCCCATTTGGCATTACAATGCATAAGTTTGCATCCTAAAGACAGACCAAGAATGGCAATGATTGTTGAAACACTTGAAAGCCTTCAACAGTTCAAGGATATGGCTGTTACTAGTGGACACTGGCCAATATCATCAAAATCAACTAAAAATGGAGCCCCTAATGTGAAAACTAGAGCAAATGGTGTAAACCAGAAGCAATTGGCTCCGGTTAGGAGCAAAAAAACTTGA
- the LOC127119883 gene encoding uncharacterized protein LOC127119883: MAFNNKSKKYSSPNSQFNLCITLFFISLFTIPTFFLLNNTTTNSKCTNLTKKFSGDLLSAEFAWNSLLFSQRNNPSPIVLKVAVFSRKWPIGTVPGGMERHAHTLHTALARRGHQVHVFTSPSEEDEATTTSISSKGAPSSPYIHFHEGEPGKWRYNKAWELFLEENQRDQPFDVVHSESVAIPHWLAKELPNLVVSWHGIALESLQSSIFQDLARLPDEPRSQDFEKGLQGVVPKVLNEIRFFNKYSHHVAISDSCGEMLRDVYQIPSRRVHVILNGVDEEDFKEDAELGKEFRTKIGIPSNASLVFGVAGRLVKDKGHPLLHEAFSRLITKHTNVYLIVAGSGPWENRYKDIGNQVFTLGSMNPSMLRAFYNAIDIFVNPTLRPQGLDLTLMEAMMIGKPLLASRFPSIKGSIVVDDEFGYMFSPNVDSLLEALEEVVKDGKERLARRGNACREYANSMFTARKMALAYERLFLCIKRDTFCTYP; the protein is encoded by the coding sequence ATGGCTTTCAACAACAAATCCAAGAAGTATAGTTCACCTAATTCTCAATTCAATCTCTGCATCACCCTTTTCTTCATTTCCCTCTTCACTATACCAACTTTTTTCCTTCTCAACAACACCACTACAAACTCCAAATGCACCAACCTCACCAAAAAGTTTTCAGGTGATCTTCTTTCAGCTGAGTTTGCATGGAACAGCCTTTTGTTTTCACAACGCAATAACCCTTCACCTATAGTTCTCAAAGTTGCAGTCTTCTCTAGAAAATGGCCTATTGGAACCGTTCCCGGTGGCATGGAACGCCATGCTCACACCCTTCACACCGCTTTAGCTCGCCGCGGACATCAAGTTCATGTCTTTACTTCACCCTCGGAAGAAGATGAAGCAACAACAACTTCAATCTCATCAAAAGGTGCACCTTCTTCGCCTTACATTCATTTTCATGAAGGCGAGCCGGGTAAGTGGCGTTACAACAAAGCATGGGAACTTTTTCTTGAAGAAAACCAAAGAGATCAACCTTTTGATGTTGTTCATTCAGAAAGTGTAGCAATTCCTCATTGGCTTGCAAAGGAACTTCCAAATCTTGTTGTATCATGGCATGGCATAGCATTGGAAAGCTTGCAATCGAGCATTTTTCAGGATTTGGCTCGTCTGCCGGACGAACCTAGATCACAAGACTTCGAAAAAGGGTTACAAGGGGTTGTTCCTAAGGTTCTCAACGAGATAAGATTCTTCAACAAATATTCTCATCATGTTGCTATTAGTGATAGCTGTGGTGAGATGTTAAGAGATGTTTACCAAATTCCAAGTAGAAGAGTTCATGTGATTCTCAATGGTGTTGATGAAGAAGATTTTAAAGAAGATGCCGAATTAGGAAAAGAGTTTAGAACCAAAATTGGGATTCCAAGTAATGCTAGTTTAGTATTTGGAGTAGCTGGAAGATTAGTGAAGGATAAAGGTCATCCACTACTTCATGAAGCATTTTCAAGGCTTATAACAAAACACACTAATGTGTATTTGATTGTAGCTGGTTCTGGACCATGGGAGAATAGGTACAAAGATATAGGGAACCAAGTTTTTACTCTTGGATCTATGAATCCTTCTATGTTAAGAGCATTCTATAATGCTATTGATATTTTTGTTAATCCTACATTAAGACCACAAGGGCTTGATCTTACACTGATGGAGGCTATGATGATTGGAAAGCCTCTTTTGGCATCAAGGTTTCCAAGTATCAAAGGTAgtattgttgttgatgatgaattCGGTTATATGTTTTCTCCAAATGTTGACTCACTTTTGGAAGCACTTGAAGAAGTGGTAAAGGATGGTAAAGAGAGGCTAGCGAGGAGAGGTAATGCTTGCCGCGAATATGCAAATTCTATGTTTACAGCAAGAAAGATGGCACTAGCATATGAGAGATTATTCTTATGCATAAAGAGGGATACATTTTGTACCTATCCTTGA